Below is a genomic region from Belonocnema kinseyi isolate 2016_QV_RU_SX_M_011 chromosome 4, B_treatae_v1, whole genome shotgun sequence.
GAAGAGTTTCGCCGCTTGTCAAATTCTAGAACGTTAATCTCGGTCCTTGCGATACCGAAGTTTTACCCAGGTTTCTACAAGTTCATCAGACACTGTCTCTTCGGAAAACTAAAGAAAGTTCAGAACACTCCATAGGTGCtcacttttgtttgaaagttaaactatcttTTGATGTCGCGATCAAAGGTTCTTGTACTGAGACTTTTCGTTTACCCGCACTAACGTTGGTCCTTTGAATAATCAGACAAGAAAATCTAActaatatctaaaaataaaacaagaatagaaactctttaaaattcacCGTTTTTAGACCAATCTCGATCGGAAGAGATCAATCAAAGAGTGACGTTTTCGCAACTTTCCGTAAAACAGTCAAAACTTGAATGTGGAAAAAAACtatctttaagatttttattttttcagaataaatacagGGACAAGTTGGCTGGGGCTGGTTAAATTCTAAAaacatattctttaaattttgcttAAGATTATATGATTCAATTCGTTTAATGAGAGGAATGTTTATAtacaatataattacattttataatgaaaatgcattttcataaTGAATCAGTCTCAGACtaagtaacaatttttaacatCCTTGTATAAATTTTAAGATCATATTCTCTTCCAAGTGGAGATCTCAGGTGCTCTTGGCCTGTAAACGCCGGGTTCACAGTTGGTACCCCTGATAATATCATCGACACTACCACGAATAACTCTGAAATTGGTCTCGTTGAATTTCAAGGTCATGTTTATTGTTTTCTGCAACCTGTTTGTATTGAACCACAACTCCTCGATATCGTACTTGTTTACAATAACCTTGATACCGCTCACGTACTGAAGCTTTTCCTCGTCTTGTGCGATCGTGACGACGTTTTCCGGTGTAAACGGTTTTTCGATATTCCAGCAAGCAATAGCGGTTTGCTGGACCAGTTGGAAAAATAAAACCCCTCGTCGAGAAGTCGCCTGTACACCAGCTTGACTCGATCGCTTGTAAATTGATTCATAAACTAGAGGCTCCCTGTATTCTCCTTGTTTTAGCGAATCCACATCTGTGAATTTTTGATGATAACTGGCCAGCGCGTTGAAATAAAGATATCTGCAAATAATATGATTTTCtacatgaaaaaatattagaCATACCTGAGAATAGTATCTATTCTACTTTTATGAacactcttatatttttctatgtAAGAATAATTTGTCATAATGACATATTAGGCCGTTGCCAACATAACACATTATGAGAGGGTCTTTGAGAAAGTACAAAAGTACCTAAACAAAAAAGTCCAGAGCATGGTTGCATAATAAGAAAGAACAGGGTTGCCATTTATAATCGCGTATACCCagtaaacaaaaatccattcacttgcttTAAATTGGTTTGAAAGTCGTTTAAATGGTGTATCTGACACTGGAATAACAGATTGCTGCAGTTTGGTTTCTAACATAATTTTActtgttattattttttgcacAGACTTATACGCCGCAACAGCCTTTCCATCATCTAACGCTAAAATATTAAAAGGAATATAGTAGTCttgcgaataatttttcttaatcccTCAATAATCTATATATTTCACAAATCATGTGAAATATAGAAGCCTAACCTCAAAAGTCAATCGCATTCAAAAATGAGTAAACTGACTCATTATGACTTTGCTTGAAATGGACATAGTAGTGTAGATTGAAGAGTCGAAGCCATTCGACAAACTGATCGTTTCACATTGTCACAGaccaattcagttttaaaaacttcaaactgTAAGTGACAGATACGTAATTCACGGTGTCGCTTTTCAATGGGTTCTTTCATATTGGGTGTGCTTTTATATTATCAGTTGTTGATACAATTTTACCTTTTATCGAAAAATCCTTCCGGTGATAATGACATTCCTAATACACCATCAGTCAAGTCAAATTTCTCTCCAGCAATTGTAATGAACATAGCGTCAATTTCAGGATCAGGACCAAATGCATTTCCTCTTGTATTATTCAATCTCCATGAACGATCAGCTTTTAAATCATAAACTTCTATACCATTTTGCTCCACGTCTGCTATATAAAGATACGtgtctaaacaatttttcccAATTTCCACTACTGGTGTCACCAAGGATGCTTTTCCATTAAATGTTTGATAGCCAGGTATAATGTACTTATGAATTAGACGATCATTACTGAGATCAAAGATTAGGACCTTTAGGGGACATACAGGTTTCGAATCTTGTCGCCCGCTGTCAATCACCCAAAGTCGATTACATTCATCAATCTAAATTATAAAGGAGGAGAGTGTTAAATTTTGTCCATATTAGCTTAATTTTCTTGGAAGAAAGGTCATGTTTTTTAACACAGTTgcatattgaaattctttaactaaCTGAACGAGAGATAACTATAGTTTCGTTTACATAATGAAACAATATGTAAGCAAGACCGTTTCGCACCATATTTACCAGTCGCGTGCATCGAGAACAATGTGCAATCACTTTGTTTGTTATTAGTGCAGTAATTAGTATCCATCACCACCTATTCGCTGATAGCACAATGTGTTCCAATGCAACGAAACACGATACAATAATGGGGTAGATTAATGGAAAATGTTCAACATGAATATTCTTATAATTATTCCAATTATCTATcctttaattaattctaaaactaatttttaactgaagcagCCCATAAATGGAAATACAGTACAGTACCGATGGAAATGATCTGTACGTCTATTTTTGAGCTGCTGCTAGATGACCTTAATTTGTATGATAGTAACAATCACTTTGcagataattaacatttttctaagttttttatctcattttaaaGGTAATTCCCTGCTTTATTTTGCTAAGTTCAtcacaaaaatttcgatttttttctagattttattttttggtacaaaacagtcgtaaaatttaaattaatgattatgtttacatgatttgaaaaaaaattgaaaaaataatattcctatAATCANNNNNNNNNNNNNNNNNNNNNNNNNNNNNNNNNNNNNNNNNNNNNNNNNNNNNNNNNNNNNNNNNNNNNNNNNNNNNNNNNNNNNNNNNNNNNNNNNNNNAGAGTGATtcccatttttcgaaaatatcaaaattggtcatttttctgATATCTTTTTATAATACTGACATTTTACTTACAACTAATTtatcacattttaaatatttttattattttattaatatgtgCACACGTAGACATACTCTATTATGCTCATTACTTAATGAGTTTTTATGAACTTTCGTGTATCAAAACTTTAGATGTGGCAATTTAGAAAATGCTTCatcctttatttctttaatttacttTCGGAGCTCTTAGAATGtctgtttatacaaaaaaaatgttctgatgaaattttttgttttatttttcaaatattcttatgTTATTTGGTGAATTATTTTGATCAATGAATTATAAATAGTAACAAAATGTATAAGTTGGTAAAATATAAACAGATCTGTCAATTGTATACCAGATACTTTTATCGAAGTTTCAAAGCTGATCAAAAttgttctttattatttaaatttaagttttagaatTATTACATTCGAAAAAAGGATTGAGTAAACTTCGAGTTTCAAcattgtatataattatttaattaaaaaatttaatttatataaaatatggcTTGAAATTCTGAATTGAAGGTTTAACATCTAAACTTTAAGGTGAtacaaaaatagccaaatttaaGTAAGCAGACATGCAAACACTTCCATTCACTATCCTAGAATTACAGAGGAACAGGGGAAAAAAGGACTAAATCTCCTCATATCTTCTTCTTCCTTTAAACGGGATTTTGAAATCGCCTTTTTCTTTGGTCCttcttttttcttcgttttttcatttaattaattattggattttttattttaagaaagttgCTATTAATTACAaggttatttttcatttaaatttaatgagagtttaaaaaatcaagacaatttttcttatattagCAAGAGATTGAAGTTGTTTATAAAAACTCGCGAAAACTTGAGAAATCAATAACAGTcagaaaaaggaagttttaaagaaaacttctatcaaaaaataccTTTAGAATCAGCGGaatcattttgaaaaacaaaaattagttacggatacttgatatttttcaaaatatatttttttaaatttcacaaaatgccTTCAACTTAGCATTattaaaggaaaaatttgtattaaatctGCTACtgagaaaaattgtaaactttgtatgatcaaaataaaaactgataGAAATTAGGCAACTTCTAGAAGAAAGGTGTTctcataataaaattaatcagtctgaaaattttgttattgttagtaaagttgaaaattacccTGATACATAAATATGTACCTAAAACACTACgacatataaaaaattgtatcatttttttctgcCGTTActtataattcaaaattcgttATAAAGAGATATAAGCTGATCTATAACtgacttttaatatatttttgattaagatttaaattaaaatacaaaatcaagaatttcaaagaatcttaatTACCGCAACTCTATATACAGAAATGATACTGTTGCAGGTATCGGGCAAAAACCACGACCAATCAGGATACGGAATCAACAAAGGACCACCTGGTCCATCCAGGTTGGACAAAGTAGAAAGTGAAATAGGAACACCTTTGAGCCATCTTGGACTTGTTACGAAGACTCTTCCAATTCTATCAACATCTACATCTTGAGTGAAGGCATTTCCCAAAATAAATTCACTTCCAGAAAGGGCAACATTTGGATAGACCCAATCCAGGTATTTCCACTGATACATCACTTCGAGCCCTGCACCACTAGTGTATTGCACCAACGCGCAGATCACTGCAAAAACGAGCTTCATTCCGCACCACTCAACTTGAAAATCTAGTCAATTTCAAATCCCAGCACCATTCCAATGACGATTTTTGCCTATTTCCGAATCCGGATTTCTGTCTGTTAATCTGCAGGCTTGTCTGAATCCTGGTCTGTGATTGCAACTAGACTGTATAGCAGTTCGCTTGTGAGAATTTTCAATAGCTGCTTCGTCCGTTTCACCAGCGCCCCACCAACCCTGCATTTCTCGTTTCTAACTTGCTCTACGCAAGTAACGCGAGAACAGAAAAGGAACCTGGGAGGAGGGGGTGCAGCAAGTTGCATAAAGATAGAGAGCTATGATTAATAAATTTACTATGTGCTgtcaaattctcaatataaatgtTTCAAGGTGgcctctaaaaataaaaacaagtttctTTTCATCTTCCAGTTACAAccgattttttcaaatcataaagattaaaacttgcatgcgttgaaaatgttcaatttcaatttcaattgcttaacaactaaataaaaatattcaaattttattttaatgcttgTTAATAAAACTGACATAACAAATTGAATACTGAAAGTTAGTAACTTGcaaattgagaatttaaatatatattaagaaacttcaaaacaagtttttgcaaatttaaactttagaagccAAACCACATTAGTTTCAAGGactcaagaattaattttttcagaattgcgCATTCATACgtaaaatcttaaattgaaattttacagaAGTTTGACAGATGATAAGATATCACATCATGTCGCATCAAATTACATTCAAATTGATTAgatggattttattatttaaacaaaattatatctctgaatacaaaaaaatattcactgctATTTCCACCCGTcaatattaaatcaatttaaaaactgttttcataCAAGCGTAATAACTTTGTGTTACTTAAATTCAAATATGAACTCAAAACTAAAGTTTGCTATAAAATctgccaaattataaaaaataaaaaagccgcAAGTCGAAGGATTTTGCTGACTTGAAGACGAATCCAATGTCCAAATTTTTCTAAGAGGTCAGGATTTTAGGATAATCTAACCCACATGTATAAAAAGAGCCATTTTCAGCGATATTCGAAATAATGTAATAAttgcagaaatttttttgtttttaaatcagcTTGCATCGTGTAGCAGATGCTTTTATCTTTAATTTGCCTTTTGGGTCATCctgaatcgattttttttaaagatatggcATATTAACCATTtcagtattttgctgaaaaatgagCAAAGATGCGCGTTTTGAATTATACAAAACGGAGCTTAATATCGAATTCAGAAAACTCAAAAACCTTCAGGCACCAAAACCTTTATCAATCTAATAACTCATTTTTATTCCCTTCCTTCACCTTCTTAGCTAGTTTTTCAGTTCTCGAAAAACAATAATCGACAGTTTTATGAGAGAAAAAAATCTCCGCTcttgttatattattttaagtattgcTGAAAATGGCCATTTTGCACTTTTGTTTTAGAATACCCCAACCTAGTTTAGTCTTTGGGtacataaaaatgttaacttttgtcAGCTTGTGTTATTCTATataatcttttgcaatcttttaaatatacattttttgtataatgtTTCTCtatttcacattgaaaaagaaaaaagtgaaggTAACTCAGAAAAtcgtagaggggggggggggggcatcaccAGTTTCGCGACTCTGTAGATCGGTGCCTGGCGAAAACAGGCTAGAACCTTACATTTCCTCTTTTATTATTTACTCCCCAACTTTCCATATATGTTAATCGAAAGATCCGGCTTACCTTCGATAGGATTCCTGCCAGACGGTCCAATGCCTATTACGATTCGATGGACAATCGAGGGAGGTTATGGATATTTCAATACGGGGAAAAAATCCAGAAGGCAATCGAGGAACCACGCGACCAGACTGCGGAAGAAAATGAAAGATCCTTCGAGTTCTCTGCCTCTAGCAAGGATTTTTCCTCAAGCGAGAGATGCATTTAATTCAAGGTCGTGGGACCAGTGGAACGCAAAAACTAGTGGTTGCAAATTACTGGCACTATCTATGGTAAGAGGAttggaaatataattatatacatcTAATTAGATTTATAATTGATTCTGTGTAAATAATAATTAGAGGGAAATGAGTCTCCTTTTTAGAAAACATTATATGCAGAATAAGCCTATCCTTATCTTTAACCAATTAAAgactaaatacaaaaaatttatttctaaccgcGACTGGTTCATTCATTATAATGATCGGATTTCACTGTTACTTCTTAGTATTTTCAAAAGTTCAGATAAAAAAGTCATTTGGCAAGAACATTTGATACCAGAagagaaattagaattttttgtcaaatcgagttcaattctatttttaaacattttaatattcatGAACATCCATTTATGTCACATGAATCAGTGTCTATGTACTAAATAATCCATGGAAGGTTAACTAACTtgatgcaataatttttttatgacgtcCTTGAACAAAAAACTCGTAAACATATTTCAATTAAGAGGAAAATACtcgtaaaaatatttgataaaactgctaattaaaaatttatgataggcagtatttacaaaatatttaatgacaAGTATTACGAAATTTAACCAATCAACTTATATTCAATCAACTATAGCACTAGGgctagtattacggaattttccgtaatgcTAGCCCCGAACGTGCTGGTAGAGGGGTTAGCCTTACAGAAACTTCCGTAGCAATAGGCAgtacatattatatattttttactttttcctcattccttaatgtattttttttttctatgctGTGTCACAATTTCTAGCCTGGGGTCGGAAATTTTTGCTTAGAAATCCCAAAGAATAATATGCCTAAATTGCAGAGCATAGAGACCCCTGTACGGTTTActgaatttaaaatcgttttttgaatttccattttttttttcatttacaaggTCTCTTCTGTCTTAACTGTTCCCTTTTTTTGACAGATTTTGGGATACTATTTGGCCCGAGCTAATCATGTTTTAATTAACCAATAAAATACTTTTGTTGTGatgattaaaacataaattaagcaagcaataaattttttttgatgttactttttatttttaaattatatagtttttataCTAACTTAGATATTCTAATTTTCTTTCCGggtaattttctatggaaaagaCATCCTGTGCGTTTAATGTAGACTAAACCGATTTTTGTGGCTTCTCTGGGCTACAAAGTAGTTTTATCCAACATGAAACTGACAAGGTGCTTTCTTATATTagcataaattaaaagaaatattacaaaatgaaaaagggaaattttgaagaaatcttCTGTATTTGTTTCTTAGAATTTTGAGATCCACATTTTTACCTTACATATTTAATAATCTTTCGGTATTCCCGAAAAAGcgcgaaaattccttttttttaaagaaaaagtctcccggtgaaaaaaatggtttgactCGCATAAAACTCCACAGAATTTCTTGCTTATAGAGTACCAAAAGTCAGCATAGAATTCACTAAAAATGTGAgttgatgtttttttataaatcgacatcttaaattttcaagaaaatcgtcaGCATCctaataaattctgaaatttttctaattttttaacggatttcGAAAGAGGCTCGTAAAACCTCATCAGAATCGCTGACGAAAGTTTAAATATCTGGTTTAGATCAAAACGTATAGAAGTTAAGGATaacatttgtgattttttttaatggaccTCAAACTTCAAATACTCTTAGCTTCGTGGAAATATTTTTCGTAAATTGGAAAAATAGGCGACGCTCAATTTTATCCCGACCAAAACATATTTCATGGCGAAGAGGATCTGTGACTTAAATTGTATGACCAagcagaacctgcctgattttaaatgtatccaaaaatattattaatttaagaaatctcTGACTAAAACCTGATTAGGCCTCAGTAATATGTGTGATTTTACCAGTACGGAATTTCCATCCAATCTTTTTTAAAACAACCAGTTCTATTATTAATAAGGTTCGATCCCTGAATTCCCAATGGACTCGTTTTATCCGGTTATCCATCGAATGCTACACGTAATAAAATTACATAACGATCACATTTGCATTATTGGACAGTAACCAGTTCGTGACTTggtctaataaaaataattgaacaaacCTAGGTAgaacttcaataattattaatatgctTTTATAATCAACACTATTTCATCCGTCAAATGAAAATGACATAATATGGTAACCTCGGGTCTCGAATAGGGTAGGTGAGAAAAAGTTTGATTCTTGATTTTCAGGAAAGTTAGAGGTATCTCTCTTGGAAGTAATTCGATACGTTTCGTCCGtgactaatttgttaagaatctcTCGCCCTCTCTATAACCGGATGGCAACATCAGACTCGTGGAATGTCGTCTCGATCGCGTATTGAGCGCTACGTGATCTGGGTGTGGAGCATTCACTTCGCTTACTCGTAAACAGTACACGCCTATCTGGATAAGCACGTGGTCATCGTAAACAGACTTCTGAAGTCGCGAGTCCAGTCAGGCTGAAGAATCGATTACGTCCCCCTTCGTTCAGGGTGCACGCGAGTATTTGAGATCGAGAAACGCACTAAGGACCACGAAAGCAAATCTGTATGTAAGAAAAACAAAGGAATCAACATTACGGAAATAAGAAGCTATACATTTCCTATTTTCGATCATGAATTATCCCTTTTTCATTGTagggtttttatttttctttagaacAAGACCCTGGCGGGCAGCAAAATGAattcatttcttacatttttaattaaaaatattgaaaatcaaactcTCTAGATTAAAGGATAAAAAGCAAAacataataagtattttttaaaactaaaatagaaGGTTTATAAACACATTTGCTGATTGATCAAACGGCCATTctctatttatattatatatgtatgtatgtatgtatatatatatacacacacatatatatatatatatatgtatatgtatgtatgtatatgtatataaagATAAACATAGGCCACAaacataggctgggcaagacagtacgcgtccagaattcagtgtgtgattgactacatcacatctggcacgaattttaccgccaaggttcgaaagtccgcccgcgaactccagacccgttatcacacacttaacaagtcaaagctgctgcccATCAGGTAGAATATTGTTAagggaatacggatactatctgacgctaatagaagtctagagtggaagaagaggtgggtcagagaaaatcaacagtttctctctgacccatctcgactcttccaagaccctccagttaccgtcgaccacccacccaaaccagaggaggtcgaagtattttggagagaagtctaagaagtgcagcatagactggacgaagactcagaaaatataaatagatcaaggagctgtgtaatgccctcataacacctgatgaagaatgcccacacatcactaccgaggaggtgaaaaaagtattaagagggatgaagaactattccggaccaggaccagattatatcaaaaccttctggtggaagaattttatttcaatcgatcataatttggcccgtattttcacctcatatttaaagtcggaagagccgattctggagtggttggtggacgggcgcataatactcctggcgaaaataggcaacttagctaacccgaagaattacaggccaatcacttgtctgaacacactgtatgagatattcacagctatcctaaataacaggattgttcgggcaattgaacctgtgtggcaagaaatgcataaacaacgaggctcaaagaaaggcgtagccggatgttgggagaacctgccttacattattgccactatctctagcacttcaccattccgacgcgtacttgtgcggcaaacctgcagatcgaaagtacaaggtcactcatgtattttacatggacgatcttaagatctatgctaaaaacaaagagcaactacatctagctgaagggattgtcgaacgatatactaaggaaattggaatggaatttgggttagacaaatgcgccaaggtttatttaaagcgaggaaaatttaatggcatccctgaagatcctgagctcgttgacagaAGCTCTATACGACACCATTGCGCTGGAGaggcttatacatacctgggcgtgccacatagccgcattcaggatatgacatctataaaggatactctccgaagcagatacaaacgtctcatccggcagatttggtcttccgaattgttggcgaggagcaaagtatctacaacgaatatgcttgccgtcccggtagtactctatacatttggagtagttccatggacgaagaacgagctcaaatcccttgatatcgggaccagaaagattatgcacatgaacaaaagcatgcatcttaagccttccgctccgcgactgtacatctcacgccatcaaggtggtcgcagaatattgagtcttgaatgtcttcacaacaggattattctgggtacagcacatagagttgcaaatggaagagaccctcttcttaaaatggtcaggaatcacgaggaataggcgaaggagcgtttctgtacaaagcagcagaggaggctgctgaaagacACGGACTTAACTTCTTCCACAGAAACgtggaggatcagtcaacgtcgtgtgagctaacgtttgctttccttaaattgcctggattgaagtttggtacggagggtgtcatgccaagacggtgtcatttccaccttaacatctCGTCGCCGCAtgttgagccaagacattcccgatgatagctttagggcgtgccatgcacaccccaagcatttagctcaaatactatctagttgtcctactcatgcgggaacgatcCACATCCAAAGGCATAATGCGCAACTAAGAGTGCTttcttaccatctctgtcactcttacggcattaacattcataccgctcctctaaatgctcccaaggaaatcgagtcaattgtcgagaatggaaagtgccgcatatactggaactttatattctcgacaattgtttctgttgcacactcgaggctagacatggtttttcttgacttcgagaaga
It encodes:
- the LOC117171945 gene encoding major royal jelly protein 1-like; amino-acid sequence: MKLVFAVICALVQYTSGAGLEVMYQWKYLDWVYPNVALSGSEFILGNAFTQDVDVDRIGRVFVTSPRWLKGVPISLSTLSNLDGPGGPLLIPYPDWSWFLPDTCNSIISVYRVAIDECNRLWVIDSGRQDSKPVCPLKVLIFDLSNDRLIHKYIIPGYQTFNGKASLVTPVVEIGKNCLDTYLYIADVEQNGIEVYDLKADRSWRLNNTRGNAFGPDPEIDAMFITIAGEKFDLTDGVLGMSLSPEGFFDKRYLYFNALASYHQKFTDVDSLKQGEYREPLVYESIYKRSSQAGVQATSRRGVLFFQLVQQTAIACWNIEKPFTPENVVTIAQDEEKLQYVSGIKVIVNKYDIEELWFNTNRLQKTINMTLKFNETNFRVIRGSVDDIIRGTNCEPGVYRPRAPEISTWKRI